Proteins encoded together in one Bacteroides zoogleoformans window:
- a CDS encoding phospho-sugar mutase, translating to MENQELIKQVTEKAEKWLTPAYDAETQAEVKRMLQSPDKTELIDSFYKDLEFGTGGLRGIMGAGSNRMNIYTVGAATQGLSNYLNKCFAGKGQISVVVGHDCRNNSDKFAKITADIFSANGIKVYLFEDLRPTPEVSFAIRHFGCQSGINITASHNPREYNGYKAYWDDGAQVLAPHDTAIIDEVNKVTVDDIKFNGNKDLIQIIGKEVDEVYLKQVHTISIDPEVIKRQKNLSIVYTPLHGAGRVLIPDSLKVWGFENVNCVPEQMVKDGNFPTVVSPNPENAEALTLAIALAKKIDADIVMASDPDADRVGMACKDSKGEWVLINGNQTCLIFLYYIIKNRIAMGKMKPNDFIVKTIVTTELIKAVADKNKIEMRDCYTGFKWIAREIRLSEGKQQYIGGGEESYGFLAEDFVRDKDAVSACSLLAEICAWAKDQGKTLYDVLMDIYVEYGFSKETTVNVVKPGKSGAEEIKAMMDNFRADSPKEIGGSAVCLVKDYKTLKATDARGNVTVLDMPEPSNVLQFFTEDGTKISVRPSGTEPKIKFYIEVKGEMGCPKCYAGANADAEKKVEAVRQSLGI from the coding sequence ATGGAAAATCAAGAATTGATTAAACAGGTCACGGAGAAAGCCGAGAAATGGCTTACTCCGGCTTATGACGCCGAGACGCAGGCGGAAGTGAAACGCATGTTGCAGAGTCCCGATAAGACCGAACTGATAGATAGCTTCTATAAAGATTTGGAATTTGGCACGGGAGGTCTGCGCGGCATTATGGGGGCAGGAAGCAACCGTATGAATATCTATACCGTAGGTGCCGCTACCCAGGGATTATCCAATTATCTGAATAAGTGTTTTGCCGGCAAGGGGCAAATCTCTGTAGTGGTAGGGCACGATTGCCGCAATAACAGTGATAAGTTTGCCAAAATCACTGCCGATATCTTTTCGGCGAATGGCATCAAGGTGTATCTTTTTGAAGATTTGCGTCCTACTCCTGAAGTGTCATTTGCCATTCGTCATTTCGGTTGCCAAAGCGGTATCAATATCACAGCAAGCCATAATCCGAGAGAGTACAACGGCTATAAGGCTTATTGGGATGATGGTGCGCAAGTACTTGCGCCGCACGATACGGCTATTATCGACGAAGTGAATAAGGTAACGGTGGATGACATCAAATTCAATGGAAATAAAGATCTGATTCAGATTATCGGTAAGGAGGTGGATGAAGTTTACCTGAAACAAGTGCATACCATTTCCATCGATCCGGAGGTCATCAAGCGGCAGAAGAATCTCAGCATTGTATATACTCCGCTTCACGGCGCCGGCAGAGTGCTGATTCCCGATTCACTGAAGGTGTGGGGCTTTGAAAATGTGAATTGCGTGCCCGAGCAGATGGTGAAGGATGGCAATTTCCCGACGGTTGTTTCGCCCAATCCGGAGAATGCGGAAGCTTTGACTTTAGCTATTGCGCTGGCGAAAAAGATAGATGCCGACATCGTAATGGCAAGCGACCCGGATGCCGACCGTGTAGGCATGGCTTGCAAGGATAGCAAGGGCGAATGGGTACTTATCAACGGCAACCAGACTTGCCTGATTTTCTTATACTATATCATCAAGAATCGCATTGCAATGGGCAAGATGAAACCCAATGATTTCATTGTAAAAACCATTGTTACTACCGAACTCATCAAGGCTGTGGCCGACAAGAACAAGATTGAAATGCGCGACTGCTATACCGGCTTCAAGTGGATAGCCCGTGAGATTCGCCTGAGCGAAGGCAAGCAGCAATACATTGGTGGCGGTGAAGAAAGCTACGGCTTCCTTGCCGAAGACTTTGTTCGTGATAAAGACGCTGTTTCGGCATGTTCACTGCTGGCCGAGATTTGTGCTTGGGCAAAAGATCAGGGCAAGACGTTGTATGATGTGCTGATGGATATTTATGTGGAATACGGTTTCTCCAAAGAGACTACCGTCAACGTAGTGAAGCCGGGAAAGAGCGGTGCGGAAGAAATAAAAGCCATGATGGACAATTTCCGTGCTGATTCGCCGAAAGAAATCGGTGGCTCGGCTGTGTGCTTGGTGAAGGATTACAAAACCCTGAAGGCTACGGATGCCCGGGGAAATGTAACAGTTTTGGATATGCCGGAGCCTTCGAATGTGCTTCAATTCTTCACGGAAGACGGAACGAAGATTTCTGTTCGCCCGTCGGGTACAGAACCCAAAATAAAGTTCTATATCGAAGTGAAGGGTGAAATGGGATGTCCTAAATGTTATGCCGGTGCCAATGCCGACGCCGAGAAGAAAGTGGAAGCTGTGCGTCAATCGCTCGGCATCTGA
- a CDS encoding EFR1 family ferrodoxin (N-terminal region resembles flavodoxins. C-terminal ferrodoxin region binds two 4Fe-4S clusters.) — MIYYFSATGNSKYVAERIGKALGEEVCSIERSPATIKFRDNEVIGLVAPTNWLGVSLPAREFLMKTQFTTAKNNYIFYVSTFGLLPGASGEDARRLFAGRGITLNASFSIHMPENFTPIFSANHKKYIARIIEMAETRIDRVIGQVRNRVTGNHTCIRLPYIMRRIMSVLLSYEQQTKRFRVDENKCIGCALCEKKCPVQAITMVPNANAQSPTDRHPVWTKEKCAICLGCLHRCPKNAINYGASAGHGQYLNPKTTV, encoded by the coding sequence ATGATTTATTATTTTTCTGCCACAGGCAATAGCAAGTATGTTGCCGAGCGCATTGGCAAGGCTCTCGGCGAAGAGGTCTGTTCTATTGAAAGGTCCCCTGCTACCATCAAGTTTCGGGATAATGAGGTCATTGGTTTAGTGGCACCCACCAATTGGTTGGGGGTGTCGTTGCCGGCACGTGAGTTTCTGATGAAAACGCAATTCACGACGGCAAAAAACAACTACATATTTTATGTGTCCACTTTCGGTTTACTGCCCGGCGCAAGCGGTGAAGATGCACGCCGTCTGTTTGCCGGCCGTGGTATCACGCTGAATGCATCGTTCAGCATCCATATGCCGGAAAACTTCACTCCTATCTTCAGTGCCAATCATAAGAAATATATCGCTCGAATCATTGAGATGGCTGAAACCAGGATTGACCGGGTAATCGGGCAAGTGAGAAATCGTGTGACAGGTAATCACACTTGCATTCGCCTGCCATACATTATGCGACGGATAATGAGTGTCCTGCTCTCGTATGAACAGCAGACCAAACGCTTCCGCGTGGACGAGAATAAGTGTATCGGTTGCGCCCTATGTGAAAAGAAGTGCCCGGTTCAAGCTATCACGATGGTTCCGAATGCCAATGCGCAAAGCCCCACCGACCGACATCCGGTGTGGACAAAAGAGAAATGTGCCATCTGTCTCGGTTGCCTGCACCGTTGCCCGAAGAATGCCATCAATTATGGTGCCAGTGCCGGCCACGGACAGTATCTCAACCCCAAAACGACAGTCTGA
- a CDS encoding putative transporter, with translation MDWLYDLFVEHSALQAVVILSLVSAIGLGLGKLRICGVSLGVTFVFFAGIMAGHLGLSIDSQMLNYAESFGLVIFVYALGLQVGPGFFSSFRKGGVQLNMLAAGVILIGTLMAVLGSYALKISLPDMVGILCGAVTNTPALGAAQQTLKQMGLESNTPALGCAVAYPLGVVGVILAILAIRKALVRKEDLELKEKEDANKPYIVAFQVHNPAVFNKSIREIGGLNSYPKFVISRLWRDGNVSIPTSEKVIKEGDRLLVITSEKDTPSLTVLFGEQEHTDWNKEDIDWNAIDSQLISQRIVVTRPELNGKKLGSLHLRNHYGINISRVYRSGVQLLATAELTLQLGDRLTVVGEAAAIHNVEKVLGNAVKSLKEPNLVAVFIGIIIGLALGAIPISIPGISAPVRLGLAGGPIIVGILIGTFGPRMHMVTYTTRSANLMLRALGLSLYLACLGLDAGAHFFDTVFRPEGLLWVLAGFILTVVPVLIMGIVSFKWMKVDYGTTAGMLCGSMANPMALNYANDTIPGDNPSVAYATVYPLCMFLRVIIAQVLLMFLLG, from the coding sequence GTGGATTGGCTATATGATTTATTTGTCGAACATTCCGCTTTGCAGGCGGTTGTTATCCTCTCATTGGTCTCTGCCATCGGTCTGGGACTCGGAAAATTGCGTATTTGCGGTGTCTCTCTGGGAGTAACTTTTGTTTTCTTTGCCGGCATCATGGCCGGACACCTCGGTTTGTCCATTGATTCACAGATGCTGAATTATGCGGAAAGTTTCGGATTGGTAATATTCGTGTATGCTTTGGGCCTGCAGGTAGGCCCCGGCTTTTTCAGCTCTTTCCGGAAGGGCGGAGTGCAACTGAATATGTTGGCTGCGGGAGTGATACTCATCGGTACCTTGATGGCCGTACTGGGCAGCTATGCCTTGAAAATATCCTTGCCGGACATGGTAGGAATTCTCTGCGGTGCCGTAACCAATACTCCCGCGCTGGGAGCGGCACAACAAACCTTGAAACAGATGGGGCTGGAATCCAATACGCCGGCTTTGGGATGTGCGGTGGCATACCCGTTGGGAGTGGTCGGGGTGATTTTGGCGATACTGGCCATCCGTAAGGCGTTGGTGCGTAAAGAAGATTTGGAGCTGAAGGAAAAGGAAGACGCGAACAAGCCTTACATCGTAGCCTTTCAGGTGCATAATCCGGCTGTTTTCAATAAGAGCATCAGAGAGATAGGAGGGCTGAACAGCTATCCGAAGTTTGTAATCTCCCGTTTGTGGAGGGACGGAAATGTCAGCATTCCCACTTCCGAGAAGGTGATAAAGGAGGGTGACCGGCTTTTGGTGATAACCTCGGAAAAAGATACACCGTCACTGACCGTACTCTTCGGTGAGCAGGAACATACCGATTGGAACAAAGAAGATATAGACTGGAACGCCATAGACAGCCAGTTGATTTCACAACGCATCGTAGTGACTCGTCCCGAACTGAACGGGAAGAAACTTGGCTCGCTCCATTTGCGCAATCATTATGGCATCAATATCAGCAGAGTATATCGCAGCGGTGTGCAGTTGCTGGCCACGGCGGAACTGACATTACAGTTGGGCGACCGTCTTACGGTGGTGGGAGAAGCGGCTGCCATACATAATGTGGAGAAGGTATTGGGCAATGCTGTCAAGAGCCTGAAAGAGCCTAATCTGGTTGCCGTGTTTATAGGTATTATCATAGGTCTGGCATTGGGTGCGATTCCCATTTCCATACCGGGCATCAGTGCACCGGTTCGTTTAGGGTTGGCAGGTGGCCCCATTATCGTGGGTATCCTTATCGGCACGTTCGGCCCCAGAATGCATATGGTGACCTACACCACCCGCAGTGCCAATCTGATGCTTCGTGCGCTGGGTCTGTCTCTTTATCTGGCCTGTCTGGGGCTGGATGCCGGTGCCCATTTCTTCGATACCGTGTTCCGTCCGGAAGGTTTGCTCTGGGTTTTGGCAGGATTTATACTCACGGTTGTTCCCGTGCTTATCATGGGCATTGTTTCCTTTAAGTGGATGAAAGTAGATTACGGCACTACGGCAGGCATGCTGTGCGGAAGCATGGCCAATCCGATGGCTTTGAACTATGCCAATGATACGATTCCCGGCGACAATCCTTCCGTGGCTTATGCCACCGTTTATCCGCTGTGCATGTTCCTGCGGGTCATCATTGCACAAGTGTTGCTGATGTTCCTGCTTGGTTGA
- a CDS encoding LA_2272 family surface repeat-containing protein → MKRILSLILLALPAIATILAQSHSGKQNAPRTGYYQVSRGINISLWKDVSTQRTDTVGSTWLNLGVFSSMNRLNGLGVNILGAMVEKKMKGIQVAGITNINNSLSGVSVSGLVGITGNNAKGFTLSGLAMINGNRSRGISAGGLLNINGDDAAGMQLAGLANVSGGSLKGFAGAGLLSIVGEHLHGAQFSALANIIAGNMTGIQFSGIGNVVGGTAKGVQVGAANMAIEAKGVQIGLFNYYKKSLDGFQLGLVNANPQTQVQLMLFAGNAAKLNAGARFKNKLFYTVLGGGTHYLDFGNKFSAALFYRAGLELPLHKQLFVSGDLGYQHIETFKNKSEETPARLYALQARVNLEYRLHDGLGVFLTGGYGSSRHYTRNKCYDKGVIIEAGVVLFKLNQAGTSATLVQ, encoded by the coding sequence ATGAAACGGATTCTTTCACTCATCTTGCTGGCATTGCCGGCCATTGCAACAATTCTTGCTCAAAGCCATTCCGGCAAACAGAATGCTCCGCGAACGGGATATTATCAGGTTTCGAGAGGCATCAACATCTCCCTATGGAAAGATGTATCCACCCAACGCACCGACACAGTGGGAAGCACTTGGCTCAATCTTGGCGTATTCTCTTCCATGAATCGCTTGAACGGTTTGGGGGTGAATATACTCGGCGCCATGGTGGAGAAGAAGATGAAAGGCATTCAGGTGGCAGGTATCACCAATATCAACAACAGCCTCAGCGGAGTATCCGTCTCGGGACTGGTAGGTATCACCGGAAACAATGCAAAGGGATTCACTCTCTCCGGATTGGCAATGATCAATGGAAACCGCAGCCGCGGCATCAGCGCAGGCGGTCTGTTGAATATAAACGGTGATGATGCCGCCGGTATGCAACTTGCCGGACTGGCCAATGTCTCAGGGGGAAGTCTGAAAGGCTTTGCGGGTGCGGGTTTGTTGAGCATTGTCGGCGAACATCTGCATGGAGCGCAGTTTTCCGCCCTGGCCAACATCATTGCCGGGAACATGACCGGCATTCAGTTTTCCGGCATCGGCAATGTGGTTGGCGGCACGGCCAAAGGAGTGCAAGTAGGCGCCGCCAACATGGCCATAGAGGCCAAAGGTGTCCAAATCGGCCTGTTCAACTATTACAAGAAGAGCTTGGACGGATTCCAATTAGGACTGGTCAATGCCAATCCGCAGACCCAAGTGCAGTTGATGCTTTTTGCGGGAAACGCCGCCAAACTGAATGCAGGAGCCCGATTCAAGAACAAGCTGTTTTATACCGTTCTGGGGGGTGGCACTCACTATCTTGACTTCGGCAACAAGTTCTCAGCAGCTCTTTTCTATCGGGCCGGACTTGAGCTTCCGCTCCACAAGCAGTTATTCGTCAGCGGAGACCTCGGCTACCAACACATCGAAACGTTCAAGAACAAAAGTGAAGAGACACCTGCACGCCTCTATGCCCTGCAAGCCCGTGTCAATCTGGAGTACCGCCTGCACGACGGTCTCGGCGTATTTCTTACGGGAGGCTACGGCAGCAGTCGCCACTACACCCGAAACAAGTGTTACGACAAGGGGGTGATTATTGAAGCCGGAGTAGTACTCTTCAAGCTCAACCAAGCAGGAACATCAGCAACACTTGTGCAATGA
- a CDS encoding sulfatase, which yields MKKELLLSAAILPICGMKAEVHEKATGNVASTPKRQPNIILFLVDDMGWQDTSLPFWNRRTRYNDTYHTPNMERMAEQGKMFTQAYACSISSPTRVSLFTGMNAARHRVTSWTLHKNTTHEQPDSIMAYPAWNVNGICQEPEVERTTQVTSLAELLKNNGYHTIHCGKAHFGAEDTPGADPLKMGFEVNIAGHAAGSPASYYGKANFGNKVDGISPPAAVPGLEQYHGTDIFLSEALTIEALKALDNAQQMDKPFFLYMAHYAIHTPIQPDMRFYRKYIDKGLPPVEAAYATLIEGMDKSLGDIMDYLDKNNLTDDTVLIFMSDNGGLAAHTRAGQLHIQNYPLNSGKGSAYEGGVREPMIVRWPGVIAPKTKSDHYLMIEDFFPTILEMAGVDKYKTVQQRDGISFMPLLTGKGKMKKRDIYWHYPNSWGPSGPGIGATCSIRSGDWKLVYYFGSGKCELFNIPADISEKHDRAGEKPALVKKLSRKLSKYLRSVDAQRPLLRATGQPAPWPDEL from the coding sequence ATGAAAAAAGAATTACTGTTATCTGCCGCCATACTGCCGATATGCGGGATGAAGGCAGAAGTTCATGAGAAAGCCACCGGCAACGTTGCATCTACTCCGAAAAGACAACCCAATATCATCTTGTTTCTTGTCGATGATATGGGATGGCAGGACACCTCCTTGCCTTTTTGGAACCGGCGTACCCGATACAACGACACATACCATACGCCCAACATGGAACGAATGGCCGAACAAGGCAAAATGTTCACACAAGCCTATGCTTGCAGCATCAGCTCCCCCACAAGGGTCAGTCTATTTACCGGAATGAACGCGGCACGACACCGCGTCACCAGTTGGACGTTACACAAAAACACCACCCATGAGCAGCCGGACTCAATCATGGCATATCCGGCATGGAACGTAAACGGCATTTGTCAGGAACCGGAAGTGGAACGTACCACGCAGGTCACTTCTTTGGCCGAACTGCTCAAAAACAACGGTTATCACACCATTCACTGCGGGAAAGCCCATTTCGGCGCCGAAGACACCCCCGGGGCCGACCCTCTTAAAATGGGTTTTGAGGTAAATATTGCCGGACATGCCGCCGGTTCGCCCGCCAGCTACTATGGCAAAGCGAATTTCGGCAATAAGGTTGACGGCATAAGTCCTCCCGCCGCCGTTCCCGGCCTGGAGCAATATCACGGAACAGACATTTTCCTAAGTGAGGCACTCACCATAGAGGCTTTGAAAGCATTGGACAATGCACAGCAGATGGATAAGCCTTTCTTTCTATACATGGCACACTATGCCATCCACACTCCCATACAACCTGATATGCGTTTCTACCGGAAGTATATAGATAAGGGGCTTCCTCCGGTAGAAGCAGCGTATGCCACTCTCATAGAAGGTATGGACAAAAGTTTGGGGGATATTATGGACTATCTGGACAAAAACAACTTGACAGATGATACAGTACTCATCTTCATGTCCGACAACGGCGGTCTGGCCGCCCATACCCGTGCCGGCCAACTGCACATTCAGAACTATCCGCTTAACAGCGGAAAAGGTTCCGCTTATGAGGGCGGTGTACGCGAACCCATGATTGTGCGCTGGCCGGGAGTAATAGCACCCAAAACAAAATCCGACCATTATCTGATGATAGAAGACTTTTTCCCTACCATCCTTGAAATGGCGGGCGTAGATAAGTATAAAACGGTGCAACAACGCGACGGCATCAGTTTCATGCCTCTGCTCACCGGAAAAGGTAAAATGAAGAAACGTGATATCTATTGGCACTATCCGAATAGCTGGGGACCATCGGGGCCGGGCATCGGGGCCACCTGTTCCATCCGCTCGGGCGACTGGAAACTGGTGTATTACTTCGGTAGCGGAAAATGCGAACTCTTCAATATTCCTGCTGACATCAGTGAGAAGCATGACAGGGCCGGAGAGAAGCCTGCACTCGTCAAGAAGTTGTCAAGAAAACTAAGTAAATACCTCCGGTCGGTAGATGCGCAGCGCCCCCTACTTCGTGCCACCGGACAACCTGCTCCTTGGCCGGACGAATTATAA